The following proteins are co-located in the Nitrospira sp. genome:
- a CDS encoding ACT domain-containing protein → MNHFVIVTAFGQDRPGIVALMADSLYQLGCNIEDSCMTRLRGEFTMMLMVRLPQGLDADALGSRLTVSTRPLDLAVLCRALPDQAAVRQHMPELPTFMLSVYGADHPGIVAQVARTVAEQGGNITDMNTRVIGSGEVPVYVMILEIQLPQDRQADQLKQALEALKPLLGVDLTFRPLDSVTF, encoded by the coding sequence AGGACCGTCCCGGCATCGTTGCCCTCATGGCCGACAGCCTCTACCAACTCGGCTGCAACATTGAAGACAGCTGCATGACCAGGCTCCGCGGCGAGTTCACCATGATGCTGATGGTCCGCCTGCCGCAAGGACTCGACGCCGACGCCCTTGGCAGTAGACTCACCGTCTCCACGCGCCCGTTGGACCTTGCCGTGCTCTGCAGAGCGCTCCCCGATCAGGCAGCGGTCCGGCAACACATGCCTGAGCTACCGACCTTCATGCTCTCGGTCTACGGCGCGGACCATCCCGGCATTGTGGCGCAAGTGGCCCGCACCGTGGCGGAGCAAGGCGGCAACATTACCGACATGAACACCCGCGTGATCGGCTCAGGCGAGGTCCCCGTCTATGTCATGATTCTAGAAATCCAATTGCCGCAGGACCGGCAGGCCGACCAACTCAAGCAGGCCCTGGAAGCGCTCAAGCCGCTCTTGGGTGTCGATCTCACGTTCCGCCCGCTCGACAGTGTGACGTTCTAA